One stretch of Natronobacterium gregoryi SP2 DNA includes these proteins:
- a CDS encoding DUF411 domain-containing protein: protein MLPAEPGGMREPVSRRRFCVTGAGTMLASVGLAGCLEETDTETEPTSSDSGSEPTHWDWDGSLPLESGVQYHDPNCGCCGEYVDYLDGHGLDIRVEHVDDLGTVKTELGVPADVRSCHTLVLGEDEPVLVEGHVPLEAVELFLADEPSARGLAAPGMPQHSPGMGPRGDEPLRIYAFDEDGAEEYTTV, encoded by the coding sequence ATGCTCCCAGCCGAACCCGGTGGTATGCGCGAGCCAGTCTCTCGACGACGCTTCTGTGTGACTGGAGCAGGAACGATGCTGGCCTCGGTCGGCCTCGCCGGCTGTCTCGAGGAGACCGACACCGAGACAGAACCGACGTCGTCCGATTCCGGTTCGGAGCCAACCCACTGGGACTGGGACGGATCGCTCCCCCTCGAGAGCGGCGTTCAGTATCACGACCCCAACTGTGGCTGCTGTGGGGAGTACGTCGACTATCTCGACGGTCACGGGCTGGACATCCGAGTCGAACACGTCGACGACCTCGGCACGGTCAAAACGGAACTGGGTGTCCCGGCAGACGTCCGAAGCTGTCACACGCTCGTGCTGGGCGAGGACGAGCCCGTTCTCGTCGAGGGGCACGTCCCTCTCGAGGCGGTCGAGTTGTTCCTTGCGGACGAGCCATCCGCCCGCGGTCTCGCCGCGCCGGGGATGCCACAGCACTCGCCCGGAATGGGGCCACGCGGCGACGAACCGTTGCGGATCTACGCGTTCGACGAGGACGGTGCCGAGGAGTACACGACGGTGTAG
- the mce gene encoding methylmalonyl-CoA epimerase translates to MHFDHAGIATEDADGLAELYEDLFGLERVHEEVFDGMRVAFLACGESYFELLEPVEDGTISRYLEENGPGVHHLALATADIERALETVRDHDVTLVDEEPRPGAWGHSVAFLHPRDTGGILLELVEH, encoded by the coding sequence ATGCACTTCGACCACGCCGGCATCGCGACCGAAGATGCCGACGGACTCGCGGAACTGTACGAAGACCTGTTCGGACTCGAGCGCGTCCACGAGGAGGTCTTCGACGGGATGCGCGTCGCCTTCCTCGCGTGTGGCGAGAGCTACTTCGAACTGCTCGAACCCGTCGAAGACGGCACGATCTCCCGCTACCTCGAGGAGAACGGACCAGGGGTCCACCACCTTGCGCTTGCGACCGCGGACATCGAGCGCGCACTCGAGACGGTCCGCGACCACGACGTGACGCTCGTCGACGAGGAACCACGCCCGGGTGCGTGGGGGCACTCGGTAGCGTTCTTGCATCCGCGGGATACGGGCGGGATACTGCTCGAACTCGTCGAGCACTGA
- a CDS encoding cytochrome c biogenesis CcdA family protein, whose amino-acid sequence MELPTLSVVLLAGVATILTPCCLPLLPPLLSGSVGHRLRPVAIVSGSLLSFTALGVLVGAFGSVSPDTLRAPAFLAIVAFGAVMVDDDLHRAYSRYASRLSSTASERVGAFDEQRHPLASAFSLGLLLGVIWLPCVGPVLGAVLAYAATTGAAVESGAFLFVYGVGFALPLLGVAYGGKIAGRSIADHLGVLGRRDVVRRAVGVVLLVTGIALLFEIDRIFLSALY is encoded by the coding sequence ATGGAGCTTCCGACGCTGTCAGTCGTTCTCCTCGCGGGTGTAGCAACGATTCTGACGCCGTGTTGTCTCCCTCTGCTTCCGCCGCTGCTGTCTGGCAGCGTCGGCCACCGACTTCGTCCGGTCGCGATCGTCTCGGGAAGTCTGCTTTCCTTTACCGCACTTGGCGTCCTCGTCGGCGCGTTCGGGTCCGTCTCGCCCGACACCCTCCGTGCGCCAGCGTTCCTGGCGATCGTCGCTTTCGGCGCGGTGATGGTCGACGACGACCTGCACCGAGCCTACTCGCGGTACGCCTCGCGGCTCTCGAGTACCGCCTCCGAACGCGTCGGCGCGTTCGACGAGCAGCGCCACCCGCTCGCGTCGGCGTTCTCACTCGGGTTGTTGCTGGGTGTCATCTGGCTTCCCTGCGTCGGGCCCGTCCTCGGTGCCGTCCTCGCGTACGCGGCGACGACCGGGGCTGCCGTAGAGAGTGGGGCGTTCCTGTTCGTCTACGGCGTCGGGTTCGCGCTCCCGCTGTTGGGCGTCGCCTACGGCGGCAAGATCGCGGGCCGATCGATCGCCGACCATCTCGGCGTGCTCGGCCGACGGGACGTCGTTCGGCGTGCGGTCGGCGTCGTCTTGCTCGTGACCGGCATCGCCTTGCTGTTCGAGATCGACCGGATCTTCCTCTCGGCGCTGTACTGA
- a CDS encoding ABC transporter ATP-binding protein, whose product MAFVSVSGVTKRFGTHVGVDDVSVGLEGGETAVLFGANGAGKTTLIRMLASLSRPTEGEIEIGSEPLVGGNAAVRSRLGVVAHETMLYEELTARENLRLHARLHGVDAAVCDDLLETVGLADRGGERVAGFSHGMSKRVSLARALVHDPDLLLFDEPYTGLDQTSLKRVAAVLEDLEDRTVLAATHDLERGYRLADRVLFMNDGRLVGDLETTVFDDAAEVLEEYERRCTGGEPRAVTSGTAVPTRSTIGRADGTEDRETGER is encoded by the coding sequence ATGGCTTTCGTCTCCGTCTCCGGCGTGACAAAGCGGTTCGGCACCCACGTCGGCGTCGACGACGTTTCCGTCGGCCTCGAGGGCGGTGAGACGGCCGTCCTCTTCGGGGCCAACGGCGCGGGGAAGACGACGCTCATCCGGATGCTCGCGTCGCTGTCCCGGCCGACGGAAGGGGAGATCGAGATCGGATCGGAACCGCTGGTCGGCGGCAACGCGGCGGTTCGCTCCCGGCTCGGCGTCGTCGCCCACGAGACGATGCTCTACGAGGAACTCACCGCCAGGGAAAATCTCCGGCTACACGCACGGCTGCACGGCGTCGACGCCGCCGTCTGTGACGACCTCCTCGAGACGGTCGGGCTCGCCGACCGCGGGGGCGAACGGGTCGCCGGCTTCTCACACGGCATGAGCAAACGCGTCTCGCTTGCGCGTGCGCTCGTCCACGATCCCGACCTCCTACTGTTCGACGAACCCTACACGGGTCTCGATCAGACCTCGCTGAAACGCGTCGCCGCAGTGCTCGAGGACCTCGAGGACCGGACCGTCCTCGCGGCGACCCACGACCTCGAGCGGGGCTACCGGCTGGCAGATCGGGTGCTGTTCATGAACGACGGTCGGCTCGTCGGCGACCTCGAGACGACGGTGTTCGACGACGCGGCGGAGGTGCTCGAAGAGTACGAACGGCGCTGTACGGGCGGAGAGCCACGAGCGGTGACGAGCGGGACGGCTGTCCCGACCCGATCGACTATCGGGCGAGCGGACGGCACCGAGGACAGAGAGACGGGAGAACGATGA
- the ccsA gene encoding cytochrome c biogenesis protein CcsA — protein sequence MIPNTLTSGTLLLVVAAFASSLATLLLLYSYVSRTDDLRPVTLVAAGTSTLSLVVAHTYLTYQFVVGDYTNAYVWENSADYLSVLYRLTGPYANHEGSILFWATLTAVVATWTVYSSRFRGRGANLAQSISLGIVAVFATMLVTQSPFTPIEIAFPDTPAGFVPPDGDGLNPLLVDPWMAIHPPITFAAYALLIVPFALGITHFVSLFRGEGSVFDEWLGSMRQWLRVSWLLLTAAIVFGGIWAYGVLGWGGFWSWDPVETAVLIPWLALTASLHAINRYAKTGEYPIFAPASAAIVFPLVIFATTVVRSGVFRSVHSFAAGGIGTGILFLLGVTGTAAIVLPFGYWFLEAEEGSRDADEPWLSRRTVYHVAVLAFAVLAFISIWGLSFPVIRNAATGVEVSVGQDHYNLWSYPVVVFGLLAGGLYALLDLRRRKLAIGATAAVAVATLVAAFIAPSANWYLSDPAVHDPLVYRVVGSASVLSIVPPAAFFAGTWIWRYVDRVRGVPSRTFKVRETGIVLTHVGGAVLIVAISFVYLFATSASVAVVGIDDAGNDPEPIVEETPDGEYEVHVTNYETTEEPTIEEAARSPEEVLAVDEDASLVRGEITDLDSVEETTVARLEDSSVWLASADDSLFEEGTEVIARGTVFEGETPGVDAEAFVYTDADNLGPVSEPPQAVHTPRVTAHELELAVYEGGERVAEGMIAEQEYLRSEMNTNDAVIERGITGDTYVVGSIDERGASVTIDTYPLANQIWLGVALMLVGMTTVTLADSRRKRE from the coding sequence ATGATACCAAACACACTCACATCCGGCACGCTGTTGCTCGTGGTTGCAGCGTTTGCAAGCAGCCTTGCAACGCTTCTCCTGTTGTACAGCTACGTCTCGCGCACCGACGACCTCCGTCCGGTGACGCTCGTCGCGGCCGGCACCTCGACGCTCTCGCTGGTCGTTGCCCACACGTATCTCACCTACCAGTTCGTCGTCGGTGACTACACCAACGCGTACGTCTGGGAGAACTCCGCGGACTATCTCTCCGTGCTGTACCGTCTCACCGGTCCGTACGCGAACCACGAGGGGTCGATCCTCTTCTGGGCGACCCTGACTGCCGTCGTCGCCACGTGGACGGTGTACTCGAGTCGGTTCCGGGGCCGTGGAGCGAACCTCGCCCAGTCGATCTCGCTGGGCATCGTCGCCGTCTTCGCGACGATGCTGGTCACCCAGAGCCCCTTCACTCCGATCGAGATCGCGTTTCCGGACACGCCCGCGGGATTCGTCCCGCCGGACGGCGACGGGCTGAATCCGCTGCTGGTCGATCCCTGGATGGCGATCCATCCGCCGATTACCTTCGCGGCGTACGCGCTGTTGATCGTTCCGTTCGCGCTTGGAATCACGCACTTCGTCTCCCTGTTCCGTGGCGAGGGAAGCGTCTTCGACGAGTGGCTCGGGAGCATGCGCCAGTGGCTGCGTGTCTCGTGGCTGCTGTTGACTGCAGCGATTGTCTTCGGTGGGATCTGGGCCTACGGCGTCCTCGGCTGGGGCGGTTTCTGGTCGTGGGACCCCGTCGAAACCGCCGTCTTGATCCCGTGGCTCGCCCTGACTGCCTCCTTACACGCGATCAACCGCTACGCCAAGACCGGCGAGTACCCGATCTTCGCACCGGCGTCGGCGGCGATCGTCTTCCCCCTCGTGATCTTCGCGACGACGGTCGTCCGCAGCGGCGTCTTCCGGAGCGTCCACTCCTTCGCCGCGGGCGGGATCGGCACCGGCATCCTGTTCCTGCTCGGGGTCACCGGGACGGCTGCGATCGTCCTGCCCTTTGGCTACTGGTTCCTCGAGGCCGAGGAGGGGTCCCGGGACGCCGACGAACCGTGGCTGAGCCGCCGCACTGTCTACCACGTGGCCGTGCTCGCGTTCGCCGTGCTCGCGTTCATCTCGATCTGGGGGCTGTCCTTCCCCGTGATTCGCAACGCGGCGACCGGCGTCGAGGTCAGCGTCGGACAGGACCACTACAACCTCTGGAGCTACCCCGTCGTGGTCTTCGGGTTACTGGCGGGCGGGCTGTACGCCCTGCTCGATCTCCGACGGCGGAAACTCGCGATCGGCGCGACCGCGGCCGTCGCCGTCGCGACCCTCGTCGCGGCGTTTATCGCACCGTCGGCGAACTGGTACCTGAGCGATCCCGCCGTCCACGACCCGCTCGTCTACCGCGTCGTCGGCTCGGCCAGCGTCCTCTCGATCGTCCCGCCGGCGGCGTTCTTCGCTGGCACCTGGATCTGGCGGTACGTCGATCGCGTTCGGGGCGTCCCCTCGCGGACGTTCAAAGTCCGCGAGACGGGTATCGTCCTCACTCACGTCGGCGGTGCGGTGTTGATCGTCGCTATCTCGTTCGTCTACCTCTTTGCCACGTCGGCATCGGTCGCGGTGGTCGGGATCGACGATGCAGGGAACGACCCCGAGCCGATCGTCGAAGAGACGCCCGACGGCGAGTACGAGGTCCACGTGACGAACTACGAGACGACCGAAGAACCGACCATCGAGGAGGCAGCCCGCAGCCCCGAGGAAGTGCTGGCCGTCGACGAGGACGCCTCGCTCGTCAGGGGCGAAATAACGGACCTCGACTCGGTCGAGGAAACGACCGTCGCCCGACTCGAGGACTCGAGCGTCTGGCTGGCAAGCGCCGACGATTCGCTGTTCGAGGAAGGGACGGAAGTCATCGCTCGCGGAACGGTCTTCGAGGGTGAGACGCCGGGTGTCGACGCCGAGGCGTTCGTCTACACTGATGCGGACAACCTGGGGCCGGTGTCGGAACCGCCGCAAGCGGTTCACACGCCGCGGGTCACTGCTCACGAACTCGAACTGGCCGTCTACGAGGGCGGCGAGCGCGTCGCCGAGGGGATGATCGCCGAACAGGAGTATCTCCGCTCGGAGATGAACACCAACGACGCCGTCATCGAGCGTGGGATCACCGGGGACACGTACGTCGTCGGGTCGATCGACGAACGCGGCGCGTCGGTCACCATCGACACGTATCCGCTGGCCAACCAGATCTGGCTGGGCGTCGCGTTGATGCTCGTCGGGATGACGACGGTGACACTTGCGGATAGCCGACGCAAACGCGAATAA
- a CDS encoding cytochrome-c peroxidase produces the protein MGYSRQLLLVVAVSLLAVVSAGAVAAADASEAHSAEPVMEGDVAPQVQENNETEELPVEPPTEESHPGYEYIRQEGDTEEKIELGEQLYFDPRISETGTISCNTCHNVMEGGDDSRPVAMGVHGETGPVASPTVWNSGFHHTQFWDGRADTLAEQAEGPIVADVEMGMPDHEAALDRVRAVDGYIEQYEEVYGDEVDSDDPEDLVTLDHTTDAIAAYERTLVTPNSPYDQYVEGDTDALTDEQLDGMESFQELGCQSCHSGPMFSGQWDEPESGEGIYMPHPTFEENPQCEQYIEEYDLMENPGRAGVTDDEADEYHYKVPTLRNVEHTAPYMHTGQVPTLEEAIRVMGACSLDDEPSDEEVEDIAAFLTTLTGEYPEQEMPRLPNPSGESMIPMDADAEFEDIEEERDDADETDDDGIPGMTIGAAVLALAIATAATLVGYSRRLNG, from the coding sequence ATGGGGTATAGCCGACAGTTGCTACTGGTCGTCGCCGTCAGCCTCCTTGCCGTCGTTAGCGCGGGGGCTGTGGCTGCGGCCGACGCTTCAGAGGCGCACAGTGCTGAGCCGGTGATGGAGGGTGACGTCGCCCCACAGGTTCAGGAGAACAACGAAACGGAGGAGCTACCGGTAGAGCCACCGACCGAGGAGTCACACCCGGGCTACGAGTACATTCGACAGGAGGGTGACACCGAAGAGAAGATCGAACTCGGCGAACAGCTGTACTTCGACCCGCGAATCTCCGAGACGGGAACCATTTCGTGTAACACCTGTCACAACGTGATGGAAGGCGGTGACGACAGCCGTCCGGTCGCGATGGGTGTCCACGGCGAGACTGGACCGGTCGCGTCGCCGACCGTCTGGAACTCCGGGTTCCACCACACGCAGTTCTGGGACGGCCGCGCCGACACGCTGGCCGAACAGGCCGAAGGACCGATCGTCGCCGACGTCGAGATGGGTATGCCCGACCACGAGGCAGCCCTCGATCGCGTCCGCGCAGTCGATGGTTACATCGAGCAGTACGAGGAGGTCTACGGCGACGAAGTCGACAGTGACGACCCTGAAGACCTCGTGACTCTCGATCACACGACCGACGCGATCGCCGCCTACGAGCGAACGCTCGTGACGCCGAACAGTCCCTACGACCAGTACGTCGAGGGTGACACCGACGCGTTGACCGACGAGCAACTCGACGGCATGGAGTCGTTCCAGGAATTGGGCTGTCAGAGCTGTCACTCCGGGCCGATGTTCAGCGGCCAGTGGGACGAACCCGAGTCCGGTGAGGGCATCTACATGCCGCATCCGACGTTCGAAGAGAACCCACAGTGTGAGCAGTACATCGAGGAGTACGACCTGATGGAGAACCCGGGCCGTGCGGGCGTCACTGACGACGAGGCAGACGAGTACCACTACAAGGTACCGACGTTGCGCAACGTCGAGCACACCGCCCCGTACATGCACACCGGGCAGGTGCCAACCCTCGAGGAAGCCATCCGCGTGATGGGGGCCTGTAGCCTCGACGACGAGCCGTCCGACGAGGAAGTCGAGGACATCGCGGCTTTCCTGACGACTCTGACTGGGGAGTACCCGGAACAGGAGATGCCGCGACTGCCGAACCCGAGCGGCGAATCGATGATCCCGATGGACGCTGACGCGGAATTCGAGGACATCGAGGAAGAACGTGACGACGCCGACGAAACTGACGACGACGGCATTCCCGGAATGACGATCGGCGCAGCAGTCCTCGCGCTGGCGATCGCGACTGCTGCAACACTGGTCGGCTACTCTCGACGGCTAAACGGCTAG
- a CDS encoding FAD-dependent oxidoreductase codes for MEITGTPVTVESVRDVGPSTIALELETPAAFDALPGQFVLLRAAPEDEVIERHYTLSSPSTEGTFELTVGVDPDGELSPWLAELDGGETVHVDGPFGQITYERDRDVVAVAGGPGVGPAVSIAEAAHDAGHEAVVVYQDDDPAHEQRLETLEDEGATVVLADENDDGTIADAIETHLKDGQCYAFGFEAFVTAVSDAIEDAGGDPDDALIENFG; via the coding sequence ATGGAGATAACCGGGACCCCAGTCACCGTCGAATCGGTACGCGACGTCGGTCCGAGTACAATCGCGCTCGAACTCGAGACGCCCGCGGCGTTCGACGCTTTGCCCGGACAGTTCGTCCTGTTGCGAGCCGCACCCGAGGACGAGGTGATCGAGCGCCACTACACGCTCTCGTCGCCGTCAACCGAGGGGACCTTCGAGCTCACAGTCGGCGTCGACCCCGACGGCGAGCTGTCGCCCTGGCTCGCCGAACTCGACGGCGGTGAGACCGTCCACGTCGACGGACCGTTCGGCCAGATCACCTACGAACGCGACCGAGACGTCGTCGCCGTCGCGGGCGGGCCTGGGGTTGGACCCGCGGTGTCGATCGCCGAGGCCGCCCACGACGCCGGCCACGAGGCAGTCGTCGTCTACCAAGACGACGACCCCGCTCACGAACAGCGACTCGAGACGCTCGAGGACGAGGGTGCGACGGTCGTTCTCGCCGACGAGAACGACGACGGGACGATAGCCGACGCGATCGAGACGCACCTCAAGGACGGTCAGTGCTATGCCTTCGGCTTCGAAGCGTTCGTCACGGCCGTCTCGGATGCTATCGAGGACGCTGGCGGAGATCCGGACGACGCACTGATCGAGAACTTCGGGTAA
- a CDS encoding heme exporter protein CcmB → MIGDYLRVVYAIARKDLLVESRSKQTTNAAVVFSLLIIVVFSFVFGEEVGSRDVLARGALWLAVVFGGAVGMSHAVALEGNNEAIAGLLLAPVDRSAIYLGKVASSTVFITGIGLLSLGFVVVFLDYAFDMATLATVLLVVPLAALGFSAVGVLLSILMLHSQLQESLLPVLLVPLVIPIILSGTALTEPGLSEGMTSAWLRILVTYDLLVLLAGWMTFEYVVEE, encoded by the coding sequence ATGATCGGGGACTACCTTCGGGTCGTCTACGCGATCGCTCGCAAGGACCTGCTGGTCGAATCTCGCAGCAAGCAGACCACCAACGCCGCGGTCGTCTTCTCGTTGCTCATCATCGTCGTCTTCTCGTTCGTCTTCGGCGAAGAAGTCGGCTCCCGCGACGTGCTCGCCCGGGGTGCGCTGTGGCTCGCCGTCGTCTTCGGCGGCGCGGTCGGGATGAGCCACGCCGTCGCACTCGAGGGGAACAACGAGGCAATCGCCGGCCTGCTGCTCGCGCCAGTCGATCGATCGGCGATCTACCTCGGGAAGGTCGCGAGTTCCACGGTGTTCATCACCGGAATCGGCCTGTTGAGCCTCGGGTTCGTCGTCGTCTTCCTCGATTACGCGTTCGACATGGCGACGCTTGCGACGGTGTTGCTCGTCGTGCCACTCGCCGCGCTCGGGTTCAGCGCGGTCGGCGTGTTGCTGTCGATTCTCATGCTTCACTCCCAGTTGCAGGAGTCGCTGTTGCCGGTCTTGCTCGTGCCGCTCGTGATCCCGATCATCCTCTCGGGAACGGCCTTGACCGAACCGGGCCTCTCCGAGGGGATGACGTCGGCGTGGCTCCGAATCCTGGTAACCTACGATCTGCTCGTCTTGCTTGCAGGCTGGATGACCTTCGAGTACGTGGTCGAAGAGTAG
- a CDS encoding 2-oxoacid:acceptor oxidoreductase subunit alpha → MAEDLNWAIGGEAGDGIDSTGKIFAQALSRAGRHVFTSKDFASRIRGGYTAYKIRTSVDQVQSVVDRLDILVALTQRTIDENVDELHDGSAVIYDGERSWDADIPEGVTGVDVPLKSIAEDAGGSIMRNTVALGAACEITGFDVEYLDESLEKRFGGKGSKIVENNKEAARKGQEYVRENYDVDLGYNLETTDEDYVLLNGNEAIGMGALAAGCRFYAGYPITPATSIMEYLTGRIEDYGGHVVQAEDELSAINMALGAARSGARSMTATSGAGIDLMTETFGLVAQSETPLVITDVQRSGPSTGMPTKQEQGDLNMALYGGHGEVPRFVVTPTSIDECFWKTIEAFNLAEKYQTPVFLVSDLAMSVTEQTFPPETFDMDDVEIDRGKLVDEVDEWLDAKGRFRAHAVTDDGVSPRAIPGTTDGAHMSTGLEHDELGRRTEDPDERVQQVDKRNRKVETAKEREEWDYREFGDLEADNLVISWGSNEGALTEALDYIDENVRVISVPYIFPRPDLSDEIGAADEVIVVECNATGQFADLLEHDALTRVKRINKYTGVRFKADELAEQISEKLSEEVPAQ, encoded by the coding sequence ATGGCAGAGGATCTCAATTGGGCGATCGGTGGCGAGGCTGGGGACGGTATCGACTCCACCGGCAAAATTTTCGCCCAGGCGCTTTCCCGCGCTGGACGACACGTGTTCACCTCGAAAGACTTCGCGTCCCGAATCCGTGGTGGTTACACGGCGTACAAGATTCGGACGTCGGTCGATCAGGTCCAGAGCGTCGTGGACCGACTCGACATACTCGTCGCGCTGACACAGCGAACGATCGACGAAAACGTCGACGAGCTCCACGACGGCAGCGCCGTCATCTACGACGGCGAACGTTCCTGGGACGCCGACATTCCCGAGGGCGTGACTGGCGTCGACGTCCCGCTGAAATCGATCGCAGAGGATGCCGGCGGTTCGATCATGCGCAACACCGTTGCACTCGGTGCCGCGTGTGAGATCACCGGATTCGACGTCGAGTACCTGGACGAATCACTCGAGAAGCGCTTCGGCGGCAAGGGCTCGAAGATCGTCGAGAACAACAAGGAAGCCGCCCGTAAGGGCCAGGAGTACGTCCGCGAGAACTACGACGTCGATCTCGGCTATAACCTCGAGACGACCGACGAGGACTACGTCCTTCTGAACGGTAACGAAGCGATCGGCATGGGCGCACTCGCTGCCGGCTGTCGGTTCTACGCCGGGTATCCGATTACGCCCGCAACCTCCATCATGGAGTACTTGACCGGTCGGATCGAGGACTACGGCGGTCACGTCGTCCAGGCCGAGGACGAACTCTCAGCGATCAACATGGCGCTGGGCGCTGCACGCAGTGGTGCCCGGTCGATGACCGCGACCTCGGGTGCAGGGATCGATCTGATGACCGAGACGTTCGGACTCGTCGCCCAGAGCGAGACGCCACTCGTCATCACCGACGTCCAGCGTTCCGGTCCCTCGACCGGGATGCCGACCAAGCAGGAACAGGGCGATCTCAACATGGCACTGTACGGCGGGCACGGCGAAGTGCCACGGTTCGTCGTCACGCCGACCTCGATCGACGAGTGCTTCTGGAAGACGATCGAAGCGTTCAACCTCGCCGAGAAGTACCAGACGCCGGTCTTCCTCGTCTCGGATCTGGCGATGTCGGTCACCGAACAGACGTTCCCACCGGAGACGTTCGATATGGACGACGTCGAGATCGACCGCGGCAAACTCGTCGACGAAGTCGACGAGTGGCTCGACGCCAAGGGACGGTTCCGGGCCCACGCCGTCACCGACGACGGCGTCAGCCCGCGTGCCATCCCCGGAACGACCGACGGTGCCCACATGAGTACTGGCCTCGAGCACGACGAACTCGGCCGCCGGACCGAAGACCCCGACGAGCGCGTCCAGCAGGTCGACAAGCGAAATCGGAAAGTCGAGACGGCCAAGGAACGAGAAGAGTGGGACTACCGCGAGTTCGGCGATCTCGAGGCCGACAACCTCGTTATCTCCTGGGGATCGAACGAAGGTGCCCTCACCGAGGCACTCGACTATATCGACGAGAACGTCCGCGTTATTTCCGTTCCGTACATCTTCCCGCGACCAGATCTCAGCGACGAGATCGGGGCTGCAGACGAGGTGATCGTCGTCGAGTGTAACGCGACAGGACAGTTCGCCGATCTGCTCGAACACGACGCACTTACCCGCGTCAAGCGCATAAACAAGTATACGGGCGTTCGCTTCAAGGCGGACGAACTCGCGGAACAGATTTCGGAGAAACTCTCCGAGGAGGTGCCAGCACAATGA
- a CDS encoding 2-oxoacid:ferredoxin oxidoreductase subunit beta encodes MSSDVRFTDFKSDKQPTWCPGCGDFGTMNGMMKALAETGNDPDNTFVVAGIGCSGKIGTYMHSYALHGVHGRALPVGTGVKMARPDIEVMVAGGDGDGYSIGAGHFVHAVRRNVDMSYIVMDNRIYGLTKGQASPTSRSDFETSTTPEGSKQPPVNPLALALASGASFIAQSFASDALRHQEIVQKAIEHDGFGFVNVFSPCVTFNDVDTYDYFRDNLVDLDEEGHDPTDYEAAKAVILDSDKEYQGVMYQDENSVPYHEQHGVTEDMSEIPDGAPEDAMDLVREFY; translated from the coding sequence ATGAGCTCCGACGTACGATTCACTGACTTCAAATCCGACAAGCAGCCGACCTGGTGTCCCGGATGCGGTGACTTCGGGACGATGAACGGCATGATGAAAGCCCTGGCCGAGACCGGCAACGATCCCGACAACACGTTCGTGGTGGCCGGAATCGGCTGTTCGGGGAAGATCGGGACCTACATGCACAGCTACGCGCTGCATGGTGTCCACGGTCGCGCCCTGCCGGTCGGGACCGGCGTCAAGATGGCTCGTCCCGACATCGAGGTCATGGTCGCCGGCGGTGACGGTGACGGCTACTCGATCGGTGCCGGTCATTTCGTCCACGCCGTTCGCCGCAACGTCGACATGTCCTACATCGTCATGGACAACCGTATCTACGGGCTAACCAAGGGTCAGGCCTCGCCGACCTCGCGGTCGGATTTCGAGACCTCGACGACGCCGGAAGGATCGAAACAGCCACCGGTCAACCCACTCGCACTTGCGCTGGCTTCCGGCGCAAGCTTCATCGCCCAGTCCTTTGCCTCGGACGCCCTGCGCCACCAGGAAATCGTCCAGAAAGCCATCGAACACGACGGTTTCGGCTTCGTCAACGTCTTCAGTCCGTGTGTCACGTTCAACGACGTCGACACCTACGACTACTTCCGTGACAATCTCGTCGACCTGGACGAAGAAGGCCACGACCCAACGGACTACGAAGCCGCCAAAGCGGTTATCCTCGACAGTGACAAGGAGTACCAGGGTGTGATGTACCAGGACGAGAACTCGGTGCCATACCACGAACAACACGGCGTTACCGAGGACATGTCCGAGATCCCCGACGGCGCACCCGAAGACGCGATGGACCTCGTCCGCGAGTTCTACTGA
- a CDS encoding thioredoxin family protein, with product MTPRKLLTIAVLIAVLGFGYYSMNTAPVLSDHDYTYQGGIEWHEDPDEATAVAIEQDKPVLVYYWTTWCTYCQEYDDNHYQNDAIRDELDEYVLLAINLDEPGPGAQLASNHEAAYPPQHVIMTADGEELSRLGGYVEEDRFLEELRSGVDSA from the coding sequence ATGACCCCACGGAAACTCCTTACGATAGCCGTGCTCATTGCCGTGCTGGGGTTTGGCTACTATTCGATGAACACAGCCCCGGTTCTCAGCGATCACGACTACACCTACCAGGGCGGGATCGAGTGGCACGAAGATCCCGACGAGGCAACCGCAGTTGCCATAGAACAGGACAAACCAGTCCTCGTCTACTACTGGACGACCTGGTGTACGTACTGCCAGGAATACGACGACAACCACTACCAGAACGACGCGATACGCGACGAACTCGACGAGTACGTCCTCCTTGCGATCAACCTCGACGAACCCGGGCCTGGCGCACAGCTTGCCTCCAACCACGAGGCAGCGTACCCGCCACAGCACGTCATCATGACTGCCGACGGCGAGGAACTGTCCCGCCTCGGCGGCTACGTCGAAGAAGACCGGTTCCTCGAGGAACTTCGAAGCGGGGTCGATTCGGCATAG